A window of bacterium genomic DNA:
CGCACCTCCTTCGTCAAGGACCATCTGGAGCAGGGTTGCATCCGCCGGACGATCGGCGAGAAACGCGCTCAGCAACAACGGCTCCGCGCGCTTGAACATGCGCCCACGCGTCCGCTCGACGGTCGTTGTTGCCGCGTCCACAAACGTGGAGGAGCCGGCAGCACTGCCGACGCGCACCATCGCAACGGCATCCTGCACCGCACCCTCCGCGTTCACCCATTGGAACAGTACTTGGTACGCATCAGCAATCGTACCGCCGACGTTGCGGTACACCATCATCGCACGTTCCGGCGTGATGTCGTAGGACTCAGCAATGAGATCGGGCTGTGGTTCGGGTTCCGGCTCAGACACATCCTCTGGTGGTGGCGCAATCGGCTCGCCATCCTCAGGAGGGAGGAGCACGACGTCATCGGGCGTTTCCAAAAGAGGTGGCGACACCACAACCGGCACGTCTTCAGGCGCGGCAACGATCTCCGGCCCGCAGCTGCAACAGAACAACCCATCGCTGCCATTGCGCGTCGTGATGGTGTGCAGGGTGCCACACGCCTGCGCACACTGATCGTAGGAGGTAAACTCGTCCGGTTCGCACGCAACGACGCACGCGTAGCACGTCGCCGCGGTCGTCGCGTCACGAACGCAACGCTCGTTCGCGTCACCGCACATTCCACCACAAGTATCATTGGTGAATCCCGGGCACGATGGTGCTTGTGGCACTTCCGATGGCGACACCGGAACGGGAGTGACGGTCGGCGTACCGCTTGCCGGACGCAATCGCGCAGCGACCCGTCCAAAAAAACCACGCGGCGGATCGGGAGCCGGCACGGCAACACCGACGAATGCCGGGGCTGCTGCTTCCACTCCCGGGGCCGCAACCGCATCGGGGACGGATGGTGCCGGAGCAAAAGCATCCTGTTCTGGCACGCCCGAGACAACAGGGATCGTGCGTTCGAGCACTCGCTCGGGAGCGGGTGTCACCACCGGCACCGCATCAACTCCACCACTCGATACGCGCGCAGGCGGAGCGAACGGAGCTGGCGTGGAGACGGGGACGGGAACCGGCGCGGGTGGCGCGGTCGCGGTGGGTGCGGATTCCGGTTGCGCAAGAGCCGGTGTTGGCACGGATGCGAGACGATCGAGAATCTGTTCGGCGATGACCGAGCGATCCGCATCGCCGCCCTGTTCCGGTGCGGTGAGCTGCGCCGCGATGGACGTAAACACCCGGGTCTGCTGCGCGAGCTGCGTCGTCACCGCCGCATCAATCGCATCGGCGGTGCCATCCACTCCCGATACATCGGCCTGCTCCTGCGCGAGCTGCACATATCGCTGCGCGATCACCTGCACGACGAGCACACGCTCCGGTGCGCGCTCCGCGATCACCTGCGCCTCCTCCACCTTCTCCTGTGCGTAGCGGAGCGCACGCGCGGCCTTCTTCTCCGGATTGATCGTCAGCGCGAGCGCGACGCGCTCGAACGTGAGATCGAAGAAATAAAAACGGCTCGCCGGCGTGAGGCCGGCAGCCGCGTGTGCTGCGCTCGGGACGAGCAATACGAACGCTGCGATGAACGTCAGCACTGCCTGTCGCGCGCGCACGACGGTGAGCTTATCCATAGCGTATTTTTCATCTCCATCATAGCACACGCGAGAGAAGAGCGGCGATAATCGTGAGCATGCCGATGACGATGACGAACACGCCGAGGTTCACGCGACGGGTGAACGCCATGAACGCGTGGATCGTCGCAATCCCGAACGCAAACGAGGTGAGGAGGCCCCAGAGCAGCGTCGCATCGAACGGTGCGCCGTTGCGGAGCAGCACGAGGTTCCCCGCAAACACGATGGGGATGGACATGAGGAACGACAGGCGGAGCGCCTGCTGCCCATCGAACTTCCGGAGGAGGAGCGCCATGATCGTGAGGCCGGAGCGCGAGAGCCCGGGGAGCACCGCAAATCCCTGCATGACCCCGAGGAGCACCGTGTCGAACAGCGTGATCCGTTGACGCGGCACCGCCGCGGCCTGCCGCTTGCGCGCGGACAGGAGCATGGCGCCCGTGGCGATGAGGAACACCCCGATCGCACCCACGATCACCCGAATCGTCGCCGCGCCGCTCGTGGAGCCAATCACCTGGATCGCGCGGCCAAACCCCTCGAGGAGCACGAGCCCGAGCGCACCGGAGATGAGCGTTGTCCCGATGAGGAACCAGAGCAGGTCTCGAGACGCGCCTCGCTCCCGACGCGTAATGACACGCCCGAGCTCCCGCAGGAGCTCGCCGACATCCCGCCGGAAGTACACGATGGCCGCAACCATCGTCCCAAAGTGGAGCATGAGTGCCACGTCAATGGACTCCCGCACATCCGTGTGGCCAAAGAGCACCGTGCGCGCGAGCACGATCATCCCGTCCGAGGAGATCGTGATCCACTCCGTCATTCCCTGAATGGCACCGAGCACGAGTGCTTCGAGCATAGGAATTCATCTGTAAGATTCCCTCGCGTTGTTTTACACGCTGCATCTCCCTCTCGTCATTTCGAGCGGAGTGAGCGCGCGGGCGAACGAAGCCGAGAAATCTCACGTTCTATGGGAAAACTTCACACCAGAGAGATCTCTCCGCTCTCTGTTGCGGAGCCTGCCCTGAGCGAGTCCGCGAGTCGAACGGGGTCGAGATGACGAAACATATTGGATTAGGATATCCATCCTACCACAGACGCTTGACAACCGGACGACAACCTGGTACCTTGCATGTAGCGATGCGCAGCGCGCATCGGCTGGAACTCGGCTCATTCCAACAGTGCTACCGCGATGCGGTGGCACAGAGCGAAAGGATGGAACCCATGGCAGAGCCATGCAGGTACGCAGCACCCGATTCCTACACCGACCTCACGGAG
This region includes:
- a CDS encoding undecaprenyl-diphosphate phosphatase, producing the protein MLEALVLGAIQGMTEWITISSDGMIVLARTVLFGHTDVRESIDVALMLHFGTMVAAIVYFRRDVGELLRELGRVITRRERGASRDLLWFLIGTTLISGALGLVLLEGFGRAIQVIGSTSGAATIRVIVGAIGVFLIATGAMLLSARKRQAAAVPRQRITLFDTVLLGVMQGFAVLPGLSRSGLTIMALLLRKFDGQQALRLSFLMSIPIVFAGNLVLLRNGAPFDATLLWGLLTSFAFGIATIHAFMAFTRRVNLGVFVIVIGMLTIIAALLSRVL